The nucleotide sequence ACGTTCGATCCGCTTCTCGACCGGCGGGTGCGTCGAGAGGAGGCTCGCCAGTCCCCCGCCGTCGCCGAAGATACACAGCGCGTTCACCTGGTCGTCGACGCCGGCGTCCTCCCGGCGCTCGGCGCTTCGGCTGATCTTCTCCAGGGCGCTGGCGAGCGGTTCGCCGCTCCCGACCTCGCGGGCCGCGTCGGCGTCGGCGACGTACTCGCGGTACCGCGAGATGGCGAAGACGAACACCATCACCAACATCTGCGTGAGCTGGCCGACGACGATGGCGAGGAAGAAGTCCGCGAGGTCGTTGTCGCCGGTCAGGAGGACGGCCCACTGGGCGACGATGGCGACGATGGAGGCGACGCCCTGCCCGAGCACCATCATCACCACGTCGCGGTTGCGGATGTGGGCGAGTTCGTGGGCCAGGACGCCCTCCACTTCGTCCGGTTCGAGCGTCCGCAGGAGCTCCTGGCTCACGACGACGGTCCCGGCGCCCTTCCGGCCGACGGCGAAGGCGTTGGGGACGCCCATCCGGGCGATCATGAGCCGCGGCTTGTCGATGCCCATATCGCGGGAGAGCGATTCGACCCGGCGGTGGATCTCGGTGTAGCGGTCCTCGGGCAGGTCCTCGGCGCCGACGCTCCGGAGCGCCATCCACTTCCCGAGCTTGTACTGGACGCCGACGAAGGCGACGCTCCCGACGACTACCAGCGGGAACACGTCGGTCCCGAACATCCCCATCAGGACGACGGCGGCGATGCCGTAGAAGGCAAAGAGGATCGATCCGACGATCGCCATCCGCAGTTTCAGTCCGACGTGACGCATATCCGACCGTCGCGCCTGCGACTACAAAGGCTCGGCGGTTCGGCGTGTCACGCAACCGCACGGTCGCGCGGCTCGACCGCCCCCCGGCGTCCGGTCGACAGTGTGGATGTCTGACGTACATTTATACGTCCGGCGACGCCTGGTAGGTGCATGAGCAACAGGGTGGAGGAGCTCGAATCGCAGGTCGCGGAACTGCAGGCCGCCGTCGACGGTCTCACCGAGGAACTCGTCGAGACACGGGAACGGCTGCGACAGCTCGAAGCCGAGGAGGGCGTCGAGCGAACGCGGGCCCCGGAGCGCCGGGAGTCCGAATCCAGCCCGAGCCCCGACTCCGAGCCCGCCGACGCGTCGGCCGACCCGGCCGACGCCGCCGACGCCGACGACGGGGCCGCCGGCGCCGAAACCGGGACCGACCCCGAGACGGACGACGACGGCTCCGATTCGGACGGGAACGACATCATCGTCGCCTGATCGGGGCCGACCCCCATGCACATCTCCGAGCTCGTACTCGACGACTTCAAGAGCTTCGGCCGGAAGACGCGCATCCCCTTCTACGAGGACTTCACCGTCATTACCGGCCCGAACGGCTCCGGCAAGAGCAACATCATCGACGGGGTGCTCTTCGCGCTGGGGCTCGCGCGAACGCGGGGCATCCGGGCCGAGAAGCTCACGGACCTCATCTACAACCCCGGCCACGAGGACGACACGGACCGGTCGGGTCCCCGCGAGGCGAGCGTCACGGTCGTCCTCGACAACGCCGACGGGACGCTCGACCGCTCGCAGGTGGTCAACGCCGCCGGCACCGAGGACGTGGGTGACGTCGACGAGATTTCCGTCAAGCGCCGGGTCAAGGAGACCGAGGACAACTACTACTCCTACTACTACCTCAACGGCCGGTCGGTCAACCTCTCGGACATCCGGGATCTGCTGGCCCAGGCGGGGGTGACACCCGAGGGGTACAACGTCGTCATGCAGGGCGACGTGACCGAGATCATCAACATGTCGGCGGGTCAGCGTCGGGGTATCGTCGACGAGATCGCGGGCGTCGCCGAGTTCGACGCGAAAAAGGAGGACGCCTTCGGGGAGCTGGAGACCGTCGAGGAGCGCATCGACGAGGCGGACCTCCGGATCGAGGAGAAGGAGGACCGCCTCGACCAGCTGGAGGACGAACGCGAGACGGCTCTCGAATACAAATCGCTCCGCGAGGAGAAAGCGGAGTACGAGGGCTACCTGAAGGCGGCCGAACTGGAGGAAAAGCGGACCGCCCTGGAGCGCACCGAGAAGCGGGTCGAGGCGACCGAACAGGAGCTCGCGGACCGACGGGCCACCCTCGAGGAGCGCGAGGCCACGGTCGAAAAGCTGGAGGCCGAACTCGACGACCTCACCCGTGAGATCGAGCGCAAGGGCGAGGACGAACAGCTCCGGATCAAAGGCGAGATCGAGGAGATCAAAGGCGAGATCGGTCGCCTCGAAGCCACCATCGAGAACCAGGAGGAGAAGATCGAGGACGCGGAGCAGGACCGCCGCGAGGCCTTCGTCACCCTCGATCGGAAGACCGAGAAACTCGACGACCTCGAGGCGGAGAAGCGGTCGATCAAAGTCGAGAAGGCGTCGGTGAAAGGCGACATCGAGGAGCAGGAGGCGGCCCTCGCGGAGGTCGAGGCCGAAATCGAGAGCGTCGACACGGAGTTCGACGAACTCAAGGAGGAACTCGCCGACCGCAAGGCGGAACTGGAGGAGCTGAAGACCGAGCGCAACGACGCCCAGCGGGAGAAGGATCGGCTCCTCGACGAGGCTCGCCGCCGGTCCAACCGCATCAGCGAGGCCCAGTCGGAGCTGGAGGCGGTCCACGAGCGGCTCCCGGAGCTGAAAGCCGAGCGCTCGGATCTGCACGGCGAACTCGACCGCGCGGAGAAGAACCGCGAGAAGATCGAGTCGGCCATCGAGGAGCTACGCACGGAGAAGGCCGACCTGCAGGACGAACTCGACGGAATCGAGGAGGACCTCCGCTCGAAACAGAACGAGTACGCGGAGCTCGAAGCGCGCGCGAGCCGCGACGGCGACGACTCCTGGCCGCGGTCGGTGACGACGGTCCTGAACGCGGGCATCGACGGCGTCCACGGCGCGGTCGGCCAACTGGGAAGCGTCGGTGCCGAGTACGCCACCGCCTGCGAGACGGCCGCCGGG is from Haloplanus salinarum and encodes:
- a CDS encoding M48 family metallopeptidase, coding for MRHVGLKLRMAIVGSILFAFYGIAAVVLMGMFGTDVFPLVVVGSVAFVGVQYKLGKWMALRSVGAEDLPEDRYTEIHRRVESLSRDMGIDKPRLMIARMGVPNAFAVGRKGAGTVVVSQELLRTLEPDEVEGVLAHELAHIRNRDVVMMVLGQGVASIVAIVAQWAVLLTGDNDLADFFLAIVVGQLTQMLVMVFVFAISRYREYVADADAAREVGSGEPLASALEKISRSAERREDAGVDDQVNALCIFGDGGGLASLLSTHPPVEKRIERLRS
- a CDS encoding DUF7518 family protein is translated as MSNRVEELESQVAELQAAVDGLTEELVETRERLRQLEAEEGVERTRAPERRESESSPSPDSEPADASADPADAADADDGAAGAETGTDPETDDDGSDSDGNDIIVA